The following proteins are encoded in a genomic region of Bubalus kerabau isolate K-KA32 ecotype Philippines breed swamp buffalo chromosome 15, PCC_UOA_SB_1v2, whole genome shotgun sequence:
- the LOC129627879 gene encoding olfactory receptor 4P4-like — MKYTNNITEFILLGLSQNMKIKHVCFLLFLFCYIAIWMGNLLIMISIMCSQLNDQPMYFFLNYLALSDLCYTSTVTPKLVTDLLAESSTISYTDCMAQLFAMHFFGGIEICILTVMAYDRYVAICRPLYYTIIMSRHRRYAMVSACCAGAFLHSFVQGLLTINLPFCGPNEIDHYFCDVYPLLKLACTDTYRVGILVVANAGMMGLVIFVVVMLSYILILYTIKAYPAESRYKALSTCSSHITVVFLFFVPILFIYIRPATTFSEDKVFALFYTIIAPMFNPLIYTLRNAEMKNALRKVWCQKPSLIARQII; from the coding sequence ATGAAATATACCAATAACATCACTGAATTCATTCTCTTGGGACTTTCCCAGAACATGAAAATCAAACATGTGTGCTTCCTACTATTCTTATTTTGTTACATAGCTATTTGGATGGGAAACTTGCTCATCATGATTTCTATCATGTGCAGTCAGCTAAATGATCAacccatgtatttcttccttaATTACCTTGCTCTATCAGATCTGTGTTATACCTCAACAGTGACACCCAAGTTAGTCACTGACTTGCTGGCAGAAAGTAGCACAATTTCATACACTGACTGCATGGCACAGCTTTTTGCCATGCACTTCTTTGGGGGGATAGAAATCTGTATCCTcactgtgatggcctatgaccgctatgtggccatctgcaggCCCCTGTACTACACCATTATCATGAGCAGGCACAGACGCTACGCCATGGTCAGTGCTTGTTGTGCTGGGGCATTTCTGCACTCCTTTGTCCAGGGTCTCCTCACCATTAACTTACCATTCTGTGGCCCCAATGAAATAGATCACTATTTCTGTGACGTGTATCCTTTGCTGAAACTGGCCTGCACGGACACCTACAGAGTTGGGATCCTAGTGGTGGCCAATGCAGGCATGATGGGGCTGGTGATCTTTGTGGTCGTGATGCTGTCTTACATTTTGATATTATACACCATCAAGGCTTACCCTGCAGAAAGCCGGTACAAAGCTCTTTCCACTTgtagttcccacatcacagttgtgtttctgttttttgtgccTATTCTCTTCATTTACATTAGACCAGCCACAACGTTTTCAGAAGACAAGGTCTTTGCTCTCTTCTACACCATCATTGCTCCCATGTTCAACCCTCTGATTTACACTCTCAGAAatgcagaaatgaagaatgccttgaGGAAGGTGTGGTGCCAGAAGCCATCTTTGATTGCAAGGCAAATCATCTGA